The Streptomyces venezuelae genomic interval TCCTCCACGAGATTGCCCAGCAGCCATTGCAGGTTGCGGGCCTCCGTGCTCAGTCCGAACGTTCCCGTCGCAGTCAACTGCGTGCCTCCTCGACTGTGTCCCCCGTCATCTCCTCTGTACGTGCAGGCCTTGCGGCGGCTATCCGCGCCGCCGCGTCCGTCTCCGTCCCGATCTCGGCCTCCACGTCCCGGCGTCCGGCCTTGGCGCCCTGGTGGAAGCCGCCGAGCCGGCGGCGCAGGGCCTCGGCGTCCACGCCTCCCTTACGGGGAGCGGTGGGGGCGCCGGGCTGGCGGACCACCTGCGGGGTGCGCTTGGGGAGTCCCTTGTCGGTGACCCGCTCCCACTGGGCGGCGCGGGGTCCGGGAACCGGCTGGTCGGAGACCGGTTCGGGGGCGGCGGGCGCGTCGGGGACGGCTGCGGGCGTGGCGGGGACGTCGGCGACGGCGACGGCGACGGGGTCTCCGTCGGCGGCGCGTTCATGGGCGTCCGGCTCGGGCTGCGGGTCGGGCAGCCGGACCTGGAGCGTCGTCTCGGAGACGGACTCCCCGAATCCGGCGGGCTCGTACGTCTCGGTGGGCGCCGGCCCGTACGCCTCCGCGGGCGCGGGCTCGTACGCCTCTACGGGCGCGGGCTCGTACGCCTCTACGGGCGCGGCCTCCGCTTCCGCCATGGCTTCCGCTTCTGCTCCCGCCTCCGCTTCCCCTTCCGCTTCCGCTTCCGCTTCCGCTTCCGCCGCGAGGAACGCGCGCTCCGCGGCCTCCACCAGCGGGTCGCGGTTCCGGGACGGCAGGGTGTTGGAGTTGGCCTCCGCCGCCGAGCCCGGCAGGTGGAGCGTGGGCGCCGCGCCCGCCACCCGTACCGGCTCCGACACGACGGTCGGCGGGGCCGTGGGCAGCAGGGGCAGCGGCAGGACCACGACGGCCGCGATGCCGCCCGGCTTCTGCTCGCGCAGCTCGACGCGGACCCCGTGGCGGGCGGCGAGCAGGGCGGTCACCCGCATGCCGAGGCCCTCGCCCTCGAAGGCGTCCGGGTCGGCCTCGGCGAGGCGGGCGTTGAGCTCGTTGAGCCGGGAGCCGGTCATGCCGATGCCGGCGTCCTGGACGGAGAGCATGACCTCGCCGGTCTCCAGGAGCCAGCCGGAGAGCTGGACCTCGGCGTCGGGCGGCGAGAACGACGTGGCGTTCTCCAGGAGCTCGGCGATCAGGTGGCTCAGGTCGTCGGCGGCGAAGCCGGCGACCTGGGCGTGCGGCGGCAGGGACTGGATGGTGACCCGCTCGTACCGCTCGATCTCGCTGACGGCGGCCCGCAGGACGTCGACGAGCGGGACGGGTCCGGCGTGGCCGTGGACGTGCTCGTGGCCGGCGAGGACGAGGAGGTTCTCGCTGTGGCGGCGCATGACGGTCGCCAGGTGGTCGAGCCGGAAGAGCGTCGCGAGGCGGTCCGGGTCCTGCTCGCGCTCCTCCAGCTTCTCGATGACGCCGAGCTGCCTCTCGACGAGCCCGAGGCTGCGCAGCGAGAGGTTCACGAAGGTGTGGTGGACGGTGTCCTTGAGGCGTTCCAGGTCGGCGGTGAGGAGCGCGACCCGGCCCTGGAGGTCGGCGCGCTGGGCGGCCAGCTCCGCGCCGACGGACTCCTTGGCGGCGGCGAGTTCGGCGTTCTCGCGGGTGAGCCGCGCGCTGTGGGCGGCGAGGCCGGCGAGCTTGCCGTGGAGGGTGTTGAGGGAGCGGACGGCCTGGGCGAACTCGTCGTTGCGGCCGGTGAAGCGGACCGGCTCCTCGGTGTGCGGCTCGGGTGCCGCCGCGAGCCGGGCGGCGCCGATGCGGAGCACGGCGAGCGGCCGGGTGAGGGTGCGGGCGACGTACGTGGAGATGCCGATCGCGACGACGAGGCAGCCGCCGAGGAAGGCGATGCGCAGTTCGAGGGCGGTGACGTCGTCGTCCCGGAGGGCGGCGAAGTGCTCGACCCGCTCGGCGGCGAGGCGGGACTCGACGCCGCGCATCTGCTCGATGCGGGCGGACAGGGCGGCCTCCAGGCCGGCCGGGTCGGTACCGCTCTCGGCCTCGGTCAGCCGGGGCTGGTCGGTGAGCGTGGCGAGCGAGCGCTCGGCGCTCTTGACGTCGGGGCCGGTGACGGTCGTGGCGATCGCGTCGCGGGCGGCGGAGCCGGCGGCCTGGTCGAAGTCGCCGAGGGCGGCGAGTTCGCGGACGCGGGCCAGCTGGGCAGCGGCGGTGAGGGCGTCGCGGGCGCGCTCGGCCTCGTCGGCGCCCTCGGGGACGTCCGGGACGTAGGTGCCGGTGGCGGGGTCGTAGTGGACCTCGCCGGTCGGCTCGGGCTGCGGCACGGCGAGCGCGGCGACGAGCAGGCCGCGGGTGGCGGAGGCCTGTTCGACGGCGCGGCCGAGGGCGGCGGGGGCGCGGGTGGCCTCGGTGAGCGCGCTGCCGGCGGCGCGGGGCGGGGTCTGCTCGGCGAGTTCGTCGGAGAGGGCCTGGAGCTTGCCGATGACGTCCGTGTACGCCTTGTGGGCCTCCAGGGCCGTGCCCTTGCCGGTGAGGGCGGCGCGGCGGATGGAGGGGACGCCGGCGAGGTCGCGGCGGAGTTCGGTGGCGGCCGCGGGCCGGATCTCGTCGATCTGGCGGTCGACGCGGGTGGACCGGGTGTCGGTGATCTGGCGCTTGTCCTTGGCGGCGCCGGTCTGCGCGTCGCGGCCTGCGGCGATGTAGGCGACGACCTCGTCGCGCTCGTCGGCGAGGGAGTGCGCGAGGGTGACGGCCTGCCGGTCGAGTTCGGCGAGGGTGACCAGGCGCTGGGAGTCGGACAGCTCGGCGGAGGCCGTGAGGATCGCGGGGGCGCCGGCGACGAGGACGGTCACGCCCACGAGGGCGACGCCGGCGACAAGGCGGTTGCGGACGCGCTTGGAGCGGCCGGCCGGGGGCTGCGGGGCGGGCGACGCGGCGGGCTCCGAGGGGTGGCCGCCGTCGGGCGTGGCTGCGGTGCCGACCGGGGTCGGCGCTGAACCGGGGGTCTGGCTCCGCGCGCCGTTCTTGCTCCGAGGCCGCTTCTTCTCCACCGGTGCTCGCATTCTTGACTCGTCCGCCCACAAAGCAGAGGTGACGGCCGGTCACGTGGAGCGCCCCCACCCCTGGTACGGCTTCCGACCATTCCAGCGGTTCTGGGAAGGGGACGCGCATCGGCCGCTCCGCCACCCGAACGAGTGAACAACACTCATGAGTTGGCGAACAACTCTCCAGGACGGGGGCCACGGCCCTCCGGGGGCCCCCGGTTGGATCTTCCGCGCGGGCTTTGGCAGGATGCCCGCCCGCAGCTCTGCGGAGGTCCCGGTTCCGCCTCTCTCGCCGCCTCCGGCCGGTTGGTACAGGCCTTTTACGGCCGTTTGGAGGTGCCGTGAAGGAGTGCGGCCGGGCGGGCACACTGGGCGTCATGCGCAGCGACGTCGCCACCCTCCCCGGCAGCCCCGAACGCCCCAACGAGGACTGGGCAGCCGCAGCTCTGCCCGCCTCGGGCGGCGGGGGGACGGTCGTCCTCCTCGACGGCGTCACACCACCGGCCGGTGATGACGGTTGTGTGCACACCGTGCCGTGGTTCACCGCTCGCCTTGGCGGGGCTTTGACCGAACTGTCCGCTTCCCGCCCGGACATGCCCCTGCCGGAGATCCTGTCCGCGGCAATCCGGCGCACCGCGGAAGCCCATCGCGACACCTGTGACCTTTCTCACGTGCGCACGCCCCAGGCGACGGTGGTCCTCGCACGCTGGGACGAGGCCTCGGTCGAACATCTCGTCCTCTCCGACTCCGCTCTCCTCCTGGAAGCGCCCGACGGCTCGGTCCGGGCGGTGCTCGACGACCGGCTCGACCGGGTCCCGGACGAGATCCTGCGCTCCCTGGAGGCGACGGACCGGCTGCGGAACCGGGAGGGCGGCTTCTTCACGGCGGCGGCCGACCCGTCGGTCGCCGCGCTGGCCGTGACGGGGACGACCCCGCGCGCGGAGGTACGGGCCCTGGCGGCGCTCACGGACGGGGCGAGCCGCTGGGTGGAGCTGTTCGGCGCGGGCGACTGGGCCGAGTGCTTCGGCGTCCTGCGCGCGGAGGGCCCTTCGGGTCTGCTCCGGCGGGTGCGGGCGCTGGAGAGGGCGGACGCGGAGGCGGGCGGCCTGCGCCGCTGGAAGAGGCATGACGACGCGACGGCGGTGTACGCGGAACTGCGCGACGCCCTCGGGTGAGGCCGCCCCTGCTCATGCCCCTCCCGGGGCTCCGCGTCAGCCCTCGGAGCGGACGTTGAAGTGGTGGAGCAGTCTCGCCAGTTCGGCCACCTCGGCGCGGTCCCAGTCGACGAGCTTGCGGACGTACCGCTCGCGGCGGGCGTCCCGGACGTGCCGGAAGCGGTCGCGGCCCTCCTCCGTGAGCCGCACCAGTGAGGCGCGCCCGTCGGCGGGGTCGGGGTCGCGGACGACGAGTCCGAGCATTTCGAGCGCGCGCAGCTGGCGGCTCATGGTCGCCTTGCCGACGCCGAAGTACCCGGCGAGTTCGGTGGCGCGCTGGGGGCCGGCGTCGTCGAGACGCACGAAGAGCCCGTAGGCGGCCGGCTCCAGTTCGGGGTGCACCTCGCGGGCCATCTCG includes:
- a CDS encoding nitrate- and nitrite sensing domain-containing protein, with amino-acid sequence MRAPVEKKRPRSKNGARSQTPGSAPTPVGTAATPDGGHPSEPAASPAPQPPAGRSKRVRNRLVAGVALVGVTVLVAGAPAILTASAELSDSQRLVTLAELDRQAVTLAHSLADERDEVVAYIAAGRDAQTGAAKDKRQITDTRSTRVDRQIDEIRPAAATELRRDLAGVPSIRRAALTGKGTALEAHKAYTDVIGKLQALSDELAEQTPPRAAGSALTEATRAPAALGRAVEQASATRGLLVAALAVPQPEPTGEVHYDPATGTYVPDVPEGADEAERARDALTAAAQLARVRELAALGDFDQAAGSAARDAIATTVTGPDVKSAERSLATLTDQPRLTEAESGTDPAGLEAALSARIEQMRGVESRLAAERVEHFAALRDDDVTALELRIAFLGGCLVVAIGISTYVARTLTRPLAVLRIGAARLAAAPEPHTEEPVRFTGRNDEFAQAVRSLNTLHGKLAGLAAHSARLTRENAELAAAKESVGAELAAQRADLQGRVALLTADLERLKDTVHHTFVNLSLRSLGLVERQLGVIEKLEEREQDPDRLATLFRLDHLATVMRRHSENLLVLAGHEHVHGHAGPVPLVDVLRAAVSEIERYERVTIQSLPPHAQVAGFAADDLSHLIAELLENATSFSPPDAEVQLSGWLLETGEVMLSVQDAGIGMTGSRLNELNARLAEADPDAFEGEGLGMRVTALLAARHGVRVELREQKPGGIAAVVVLPLPLLPTAPPTVVSEPVRVAGAAPTLHLPGSAAEANSNTLPSRNRDPLVEAAERAFLAAEAEAEAEAEGEAEAGAEAEAMAEAEAAPVEAYEPAPVEAYEPAPAEAYGPAPTETYEPAGFGESVSETTLQVRLPDPQPEPDAHERAADGDPVAVAVADVPATPAAVPDAPAAPEPVSDQPVPGPRAAQWERVTDKGLPKRTPQVVRQPGAPTAPRKGGVDAEALRRRLGGFHQGAKAGRRDVEAEIGTETDAAARIAAARPARTEEMTGDTVEEARS
- a CDS encoding protein phosphatase 2C domain-containing protein; this encodes MRSDVATLPGSPERPNEDWAAAALPASGGGGTVVLLDGVTPPAGDDGCVHTVPWFTARLGGALTELSASRPDMPLPEILSAAIRRTAEAHRDTCDLSHVRTPQATVVLARWDEASVEHLVLSDSALLLEAPDGSVRAVLDDRLDRVPDEILRSLEATDRLRNREGGFFTAAADPSVAALAVTGTTPRAEVRALAALTDGASRWVELFGAGDWAECFGVLRAEGPSGLLRRVRALERADAEAGGLRRWKRHDDATAVYAELRDALG
- a CDS encoding MarR family winged helix-turn-helix transcriptional regulator, whose translation is MHGSGTESEGRAVTPPGVDPEFLALERELAVFLRRARAQSGEMAREVHPELEPAAYGLFVRLDDAGPQRATELAGYFGVGKATMSRQLRALEMLGLVVRDPDPADGRASLVRLTEEGRDRFRHVRDARRERYVRKLVDWDRAEVAELARLLHHFNVRSEG